One Hypomesus transpacificus isolate Combined female chromosome 16, fHypTra1, whole genome shotgun sequence genomic window carries:
- the aqp12 gene encoding aquaporin 12, which produces MSGLNVSLGYFLAVTAFGASVRALFSRWPRLSFVLEFASSFMLVACWLEVQTIVDIGQWAGGLGPDVTLTILFVMLLTHGIVCGGATGNPSLVLMRFLLLESSTLPTVLAVAAHFLGAHLGLQVAVYYWNLELTDMHMIKNLMSRECSPALKVSLLQGVFTEGVSALIFYIIYLFLHRRSALLRVPVVALTLAFLFHVANEYTSAFLNPSLAYGVTFSCPGFTFMEYSVVYWLGPISGMALGLLLYMGHIPRIFARNLFYSQKTRYRLPKGDQGEKKKK; this is translated from the exons ATGTCTGGACTCAATGTTTCCCTGGGGTACTTTCTGGCTGTTACAGCGTTTGGAGCCTCAGTCAGAGCTCTGTTCAGTCGATGGCCCCGCCTGAGTTTTGTGCTGGAGTTTGCTTCCTCATTTATGCTTGTAGCATGCTGGCTTGAAGTGCAAACCATCGTAGACATTGGTCAGTGGGCAGGAGGACTTGGTCCAGATGTGACTCTGACCATACTGTTTGTGATGCTGCTGACCCATGGTATTGTCTGTGGTGGTGCCACTGGGAATCCCTCTCTGGTTCTGATGCGGTTCCTGCTGCTGGAGAGCTCCACCCTGCCCACTGTTCTGGCTGTGGCGGCCCATTTCTTGGGTGCACACTTGGGCTTGCAGGTGGCTGTCTACTACTGGAATCTGGAActcacagacatgcacatgATCAAAAACCTGATGTCAAGGGAGTGCAGTCCGGCGCTGAAGGTCTCCCTGCTTCAGGGGGTGTTCACCGAGGGAGTATCTGCACTCATCTTTTACATCATCTACCTGTTCCTGCATCGCAGGTCTGCATTGCTCCGGGTTCCTGTTGTTGCACTCACGCTCGCATTTCTTTTCCACGTGG CTAATGAATATACCTCTGCCTTCCTGAACCCTTCCCTGGCCTACGGAGTTACGTTCTCCTGTCCTGGGTTCACTTTCATGGAGTATTCTGTCGTCTACTGGTTAGGACCCATTTCAG GAATGGCCCTGGGCCTGTTATTGTATATGGGCCACATCCCCAGGATCTTTGCCAGAAACTTGTTTTATTCCCAAAAGACACGTTACAGGCTGCCAAAGGGGGAccaaggagagaaaaagaaaaagtga
- the rpp21 gene encoding ribonuclease P protein subunit p21 — protein sequence MTGNLKDKEAYQRLNYLYQAAHCVLSQNPENVELARFYCFTQKTIARRLVLRQDPSVKRTLCKKCCSLLVPGVTATARQRRNKRRIRRTVIQCLSCGETKSFLNNPHHCLWADRPEAQLENQTQLEMDPSLQESLKPKTSERPVDKKTDVDVGPAPVTAASTEPQNMNS from the exons ATGACAGGGAATTTAAAAGACAAGGAAGCGTATCAAAGGTTAAATTACCTATACCAG GCTGCCCATTGTGTTTTGTCTCAAAACCCGGAAAACGTGGAGCTGGCTCGATTTTACTGCTTTACTCAAAAGACAATTGCCAGACGTTTGGTACTTAGACA GGACCCGTCAGTGAAACGAACATTATGCAAGaagtgctgctctctgctggtgcCAGGAGTAACTGCCACTGCAAGACAAAGAA GGAACAAGCGCAGGATTCGAAGAACTGTCATACAATGCCTCAGCTGTGGTGAAACCAAGTCTTTTCTGAACAATCCACATCACTGTCTCTGGGCAGACCGCCCTGAGGCCCAGCTGGAGAATCAGACACAATTGG AAATGGACCCTTCTTTGCAAGAATCGCTGAAGCcaaaaacaagtgaaagacCTGTGGACAAGAAGACAGATGTAGATGTAGGCCCTGCCCCAGTCACAGCTGCCTCAACTGAACCACAAAATATGAACAGTTGA